The following proteins are encoded in a genomic region of Zea mays cultivar B73 chromosome 9, Zm-B73-REFERENCE-NAM-5.0, whole genome shotgun sequence:
- the LOC100383105 gene encoding 17.0 kDa class II heat shock protein-like, which yields MDARMFGLENPLVAALHHLLDVPDGDAGAGGDKAGGGATRTYVRDARAMAATPADVKELAGAYAFVVDMPGLSTGDIRVQVEDERVLVISGERRREEREDAKYLRMERRMGKFMRKFVLPDNADVDKVAAVCRDGVLTVTVEKLPPPEPKKPKTIEIKVA from the coding sequence ATGGACGCGAGGATGTTCGGGCTGGAGAACCCCCTGGTGGCGGCGCTGCATCACCTGCTGGACGTGCCCGATGGCGACGCCGGAGCGGGCGGCGACAAGGCGGGCGGCGGCGCCACGCGCACCTACGTCCGCGACGCGCGCGCCATGGCGGCCACCCCGGCCGACGTCAAGGAGCTCGCGGGAGCGTACGCGTTCGTGGTGGACATGCCGGGGCTGAGCACGGGCGACATCAGGGTGCAGGTGGAGGACGAGCGGGTTCTTGTGATCAGCGGCGAGCGGCGCCGGGAGGAGCGCGAGGACGCCAAGTACCTGCGCATGGAGCGGCGGATGGGCAAGTTCATGCGCAAGTTCGTGCTGCCGGACAACGCCGACGTGGACAAGGTCGCCGCCGTGTGCAGGGACGGCGTGCTCACGGTGACCGTCGAGAAGCTGCCCCCGCCGGAGCCCAAGAAGCCCAAGACCATCGAGATTAAGGTCGCCTGA
- the LOC103640324 gene encoding 9-beta-pimara-7,15-diene oxidase produces MRAAYDNARSSLTMYLLATEIIGYGDHDFAFAPYGAYWRALRKLCTLELLSARKVRQLAPIGDIETMSLVREICCCSCGARGEPAAAVNLGSMLVSCANYITGLATFGDRFSSEHKAKFLSAMAVVLSSGSGFCVSNLFPSMRFLDVATGMRRHLQVAHEQLDQVLDHIIKACEARQKVKNAEAAEDDDILSTMLRIKDEEFDFPFNITHIKAVIIDLFIGGTETTSSVAEWVMSEFMRNPEAMAKPQAEVQRALDSKNPGDHESLMGCLSYTGMVIKETMRPHPSLPLLLPRLCSYSHVGE; encoded by the exons ATGCGTGCCGCCTACGATAACGCCAGATCTAGCCTTACTATGTACCTGCTCGCCACGGAGATCATCGGCTACGGCGACCACGACTTCGCCTTCGCTCCCTACGGGGCCTACTGGAGGGCGCTGCGCAAGCTGTGCACGCTGGAGCTCCTCAGCGCGCGCAAGGTGAGGCAGCTCGCGCCCATCGGAGACATCGAGACCATGTCCCTCGTGAGGGAGATCTGTTGCTGTTCCTGTGGCGCCCGCGGCGAGCCAGCAGCAGCAGTCAACCTCGGCAGTATGCTGGTCTCCTGTGCTAACTACATCACTGGGCTGGCGACCTTCGGAGACCGCTTCAGCAGCGAGCACAAGGCGAAATTCCTGTCAGCGATGGCGGTCGTGCTGAGCAGCGGCTCCGGTTTCTGCGTCTCCAACCTCTTCCCGTCGATGCGGTTCCTGGACGTCGCCACCGGCATGCGACGCCACCTGCAGGTGGCGCATGAGCAGCTCGACCAGGTGCTGgaccatatcatcaaggcgtgcgaGGCGAGGCAGAAGGTCAAGAATGCTGAGGCGGCGGAAGACGACGATATTCTGAGCACCATGCTTAGAATCAAAGATGAGGAGTTCGACTTCCCGTTCAACATAACACACATCAAGGCAGTCATCATT GATTTATTCATAGGAGGCACCGAGACGACTTCGTCTGTGGCTGAGTGGGTCATGTCCGAGTTCATGAGGAACCCGGAAGCCATGGCCAAGCCCCAAGCAGAGGTTCAACGAGCACTCGACAGCAAGAACCCAGGCGACCACGAGTCGCTCATGGGCTGCCTGAGCTACACCGGCATGGTGATCAAGGAGACGATGAGGCCGCACCCGTCGCTCCCGCTCCTGCTTCCCCGCCTCTGCAGCTATAGCCATGTGGGGGAATGA